The genomic region CCACATCCCGGCTCAGTGACAGAATCTCTCCGGAACGAACCAGCGGCTCGGCGAGCATGGCACCAAAGCTCCCCGTCGCCAGGTTCATGATGGCATTGACTCCCGACAGCGCTTTTATCACCGGCTCGGCAGCAATCACGATCCCCGTACGGGCGGCGGGCAAGCCTAGCTTAGACAAGCTCAGGCACAAGATAATTTGTTCGTTCCAGGTGGGCGTTGCATCCACAAACAGCAGGCTTGGGAAAGGCGTGCCGTAGGCTCCGTCTACGATCAACGGCACGTCGTGCTGGCGCGCCATATCCTCGAGCCGGGCCATCTCTTCGTCGGTCACCACGTTGCCGGTGGGGTTGGTTGGCCGGGATACGCAGATGGCACCGGTTTCTCTGGTCACCTCTACCGCATCAAAATCCACACGGTATTTGAATTCGTGGGCATCGGTGAAAGAAATATCCGGCTGAACGGCGTGAAACAGGCCCGGCTCGATGCCGGCGTCTGCATAGCCGATGTACTCTGGGGCCAACGGCAGCAATATGTGCTTACGCTGGCCGTCGCCGTAATCGCCACCAAACATATTGAACAACATGAAGAACGCGGCTTGGCTGCCATTAGTGAGCGCGATGTTGCTGGGTTTCAGATCCCAGCCGTATTCACGGCTGAGCAAATCCGCCAGCGACGCAATAAACTGTTTTTCGCCCTGAGGCGGATCGTAAACACCTACCAGCCGGCGAACGTCGCTTTCGCTCCGGCTTATGTCACCGAGAATTTCTTGCACCCGCGCCTGAATCTCGGGAATGTGCCCTGGGTTTCCACCCCCCATCATGATCATGTCGTCGCCAGACGCCATGGCGTTACCCAGGTCATCCATCAACGAGGTTATGCCGGCATCCGCGGTGAACTTGCGACCAAACGTGGAGAGTTTCATGGGGTTACATCCATCCAATCAGTACTGAACATTTAACGGGTATTGCTAAAACGCCTGGTGGGTTGCGCCAGAGAAACATTAGTCCGCCAGCGAGATACCAAGGTTGCTTACGCCCTCATTTACGGCGTCTTCCCGAATCTCGGTGATAAACTGCTCTATTGGCGTACGTTGGCGCTTAAGAGCTAGCACTAGGTTGCGCTGAAAGGCTTTGTCTTCTTTCATCAGGGGATGAGAATCCAATAAGCGAACCAGCTCATCTTCTTCTAACCCCTCACCTTCAGACAGCTCAATAAAGCTCATTACCGTACCGGTTGCCAGTTTCGAGGCATCTGTGGCCCTGTGCTTTGAGGGGTTCAAGCGGTTAAGCAGTGCCTGCTCCAAAAGCTGGCAGACGTCGAATGCGGGGTATACGCCGTAGGCGTCATAGGCTTCAACGTCTGGAGACAGTGCTTCCAGTTTTGCCAGCAGTGGCGGGATGGCCGCTTCTGGCACATCCTCCTGGAGCATGCCCCAGGCAAGATCCAGCATCTGGTGCATTTTGCCGCCGGTTTTAAGGTCTAGCGCTTCGGCAAACAGGGCGTAGTTGGGGAATGAGCGCTCGGCGAGAGCCAGCACGAAGGCGCATTCGCGCCATCCCTGCAACTGTGAAACCGCTTTAAGAAACTGGTTGGCGTTCATGTTCTTGGGAGGGTCACGCCGGTTTGGCCGAAGTATTTGCCGCCTCGATCTTTGTAGCTGGTTTCGCAGATTTCGTCAGATTCAAAGAAGAGCATTTGGGCGATGCCTTCGTTGGCGTAAATTTTGGCTGGGAGGTTGGTGGTGTTGGAAAACTCCAAGGTAACCTGCCCTTCCCACTCGGGTTCCAGCGGGGTGACGTTTACGATGATGCCACAGCGTGCGTAGGTAGATTTGCCCAAGCAAATGGTGAGTACGCTGCGGGGTATACGGAGGTACTCCACGGTGCGCGCTAGAGCAAAGGAGTTCGGCGGGATAACGCATACGTCGCCGGTGAAGTCTACGAAGCTCTTTTCGTCGAAGTTTTTAGGGTCGACGGTGGCTGAGTGTACGTTGGTGAAGATTTTGAATTCGTTGCTGCAACGTACATCGTAGCCGTAGCTGGAGGTGCCGTAGGAGATGACCTTGCCTTTATCCGTTTCACGAACCTGACCGCTTTCGAACGGTTCGATCATGCCGTGCTGTTCGGCCATACGGCGAATCCACTTATCGGATTTGATGCTCATGGGTGAAGTCTCGTAGCCACTGGGGAAAATTGGGGCACAGTTTACCTGTTCGCCCGGGTTCTGTCGAAGCTCTTAATTGCCTGCAATTAGTGAAATTCGCCGGTGGCGTTCAGTGGCTGCGAGAACCCTATGAATACTTAATCCGACTTTACGGACATGCTTGAGATGGAGCTGCTAAGGTTGTGCTCCCGTGTTGAAAGCTCTGCTCCAACCCGGCGAGCGATGTCTCGGTAGCGGCGGGCTACCTCGGAATCTGGCTCTGCCACTACGGTTGGGTTGCCGCTGTCGGTCTGTTCGCGGATGGTCATGTGCAAAGGTAGTTGGCCCAGCAAGGTTGTTTCATGTTCGTCGGCAATGCGTTCACCGCCGCCTTCGCCGAACAAGTGTTCCTCGTGGCCGCAGTTGCTGCAGATGTGCACACTCATGTTTTCAACAATGCCGAGAACGGGAATGTCGACTTTGCGGAACATTTCTATGCCGCGCTTACCGTCGAGCAAGGCGATGTCCTGGGGGGTGGTGACGATAACCGCACCGGTGACCGGGACTTTCTGGGCCAAGGTTAACTGTATGTCGCCGGTACCCGGTGGCATGTCGACGATGAGGTAGTCGAGTTCGTTCCACAGGGTTTGTTGCAGAAGCTGCATGACCGCGCCGCTAACCATAGGGCCGCGCCATATCATGGGAGTTTTGTCGGTGGTTACGAAGGCCATGGATATGGTTTGCAGGCCGTGGGCTTCCATGGGCAGGAAGTATTTTTCTTCCCGTGTGTCTGGACGTTTGCCATCGGGGACGCCGAGCATCATGCCGATGCTGGGCCCGTAGATGTCAGCATCTAGGACGCCTACACGGGCGCCTTCCGCTTGCAGTGCCAAGGCTAGGTTGACCGCAGTAGTGGATTTGCCAACGCCGCCTTTGCCGGAGGCGATGGCAATGATGTTTTTGACGCCGGGAACCGACGGCAAGTCTTTCTGGACTTTGTAAGAATGAATTTTTTGGGCCACGTGCACATCGACGGTTTTAACGCCAGCCACGGTTTCCAACGCATTGCTGACCAGTTGTTTCAGTCCGCCGGCGATGCCTTTTGAGGGGTATGGCAGTTCGACCATTAGTGTTACTTTGCCTGCTTCGTCAGTCACCAAAGATTTTACGGCACCTAGGTCGTACAGATCCTTTTCCAGGTATGGGTCTCGGTATTCACGAACCGCTGCCTGCAGGGCCTGCTCTGAAATCTGTGTCATCTCGTTCTCCGGACTTAGCTCATACTGACTTTTCAGCATGAAAACAGGTGTTTCGGGTGAAAAATGTCTGCTCAAAAGGTATCATCTGAGGCCGTTTCTGACCATACAACCCTTATCTGACGAAAGGTTCGGACACACCATGACGCAAGCGAGTTCAAAGCAACAGCGCGATATTCTGGTTACCAGCGCCCTGCCCTACGCCAATGGCCCCATTCACCTGGGTCATCTGCTGGAATACATTCAGACGGATATCTGGGCGCGTTATCAGAATATGCGAGGCCAAAATTGCTACTACGTTTGCGCTGATGATGCCCATGGCACCGCCATTATGCTCCGCGCTGAGCGTGAGGGCATTACCTCAGAGCAGTTGATCGACCGAATCCGTGAAGAACACCAGCAGGATTTCAGCGGATTCAATATCCACTTCGACAACTACTACACCACCCATTCGGAAGAGAATCGCTATTTCTCTGAGTACATCTACCGTCAGTTGCAGAATAACGACCACATTGCGACCCGTACGATCACTCAGTCCTTCGATCCTGAGAAAAACATGTTTCTCGCGGACCGGTTTATCAAAGGCACGTGCCCGAAATGTAAAACCGACGATCAGTACGGCGATAACTGTGAGGCCTGCGGCGCAACTTACACGCCATCTGAGCTGATCAACCCGCGCTCTGCGGTATCCGGTGCGACGCCGATCGAGAAGGAGTCAGAGCACTACTTCTTCAAGCTGCCTGAGTTTACAGACTTCCTAACCAAGTGGACTCGCAGTGGTACGCTGCAACCACAGGTGGCCAACAAGTTGGCCGAATGGCTCGACGCTGGTCTGCAAGAATGGGATATCAGCCGCGATGCGCCCTACTTTGGTTTTGAAATTCCGGATGCGCCTGGCAAGTTTTTTTATGTTTGGCTGGATGCACCCATTGGTTACCTTGCGAGTTTCAAAAACCTGTGTAACCGGGAAAACATCGATTTCGAACATTTCTGGAAAAAAGATTCCACCGCCGAGGTTTATCATTTCATCGGCAAGGACATCATCAATTTCCACGCTCTGTTCTGGCCTGCGATGCTTTACGACGCTGGCTTCCGCACGCCAACAGCGGTTTGGGCGCATGGGTTTTTGACGGTGAATGGCAAGAAGATGTCCAAGTCCCGGGGCACGTTCATTATGGCCCGCACGTACTTGGACCACCTGAACCCGGAATACCTGCGTTATTACTTTGCCGCCAAGCTGACAGGCGGCGTGGACGACATGGATCTCAACCTCGAGGACTTTGCCGCCAGGGTGAACTCAGATCTAGTAGGCAAGGTGGTCAATATTGCGAGCCGCAGTGCCGGTTTCATTACCAAGCGTTTCGATGGAAAGCTGGGTGAAGTGACCGAACACGACAAGCTGAAAGAGTTCATCGAAACCGGTAAAGAACTTGAAGAACTTTATGAAGCTCGGGAATTTGGCCGTGCCATGCGCCGCATCATGGAGTTGGCAGACATCGCCAACCAGTATGTGAACGATGAACAGCCCTGGGTGATTGCCAAGCAAGAAGGCCAAAATGAAAATCTACAGGCCATCTGTACCAACGCACTCAACATGTTCCAGTTACTGATGACGTACCTTGCACCAGTACTACCGGAAACCGCCAAGGCGGCCGAAACCTTCCTGAATGCGAAGCTTGATTGGAACAACCGCAGTGAGCGCCTAGAAAACCACAGCATCAACAAGTTCAAGCCGTTGATGAGCCG from Marinobacter sp. LV10R510-11A harbors:
- the apbC gene encoding iron-sulfur cluster carrier protein ApbC, with amino-acid sequence MTQISEQALQAAVREYRDPYLEKDLYDLGAVKSLVTDEAGKVTLMVELPYPSKGIAGGLKQLVSNALETVAGVKTVDVHVAQKIHSYKVQKDLPSVPGVKNIIAIASGKGGVGKSTTAVNLALALQAEGARVGVLDADIYGPSIGMMLGVPDGKRPDTREEKYFLPMEAHGLQTISMAFVTTDKTPMIWRGPMVSGAVMQLLQQTLWNELDYLIVDMPPGTGDIQLTLAQKVPVTGAVIVTTPQDIALLDGKRGIEMFRKVDIPVLGIVENMSVHICSNCGHEEHLFGEGGGERIADEHETTLLGQLPLHMTIREQTDSGNPTVVAEPDSEVARRYRDIARRVGAELSTREHNLSSSISSMSVKSD
- the metG gene encoding methionine--tRNA ligase, yielding MTQASSKQQRDILVTSALPYANGPIHLGHLLEYIQTDIWARYQNMRGQNCYYVCADDAHGTAIMLRAEREGITSEQLIDRIREEHQQDFSGFNIHFDNYYTTHSEENRYFSEYIYRQLQNNDHIATRTITQSFDPEKNMFLADRFIKGTCPKCKTDDQYGDNCEACGATYTPSELINPRSAVSGATPIEKESEHYFFKLPEFTDFLTKWTRSGTLQPQVANKLAEWLDAGLQEWDISRDAPYFGFEIPDAPGKFFYVWLDAPIGYLASFKNLCNRENIDFEHFWKKDSTAEVYHFIGKDIINFHALFWPAMLYDAGFRTPTAVWAHGFLTVNGKKMSKSRGTFIMARTYLDHLNPEYLRYYFAAKLTGGVDDMDLNLEDFAARVNSDLVGKVVNIASRSAGFITKRFDGKLGEVTEHDKLKEFIETGKELEELYEAREFGRAMRRIMELADIANQYVNDEQPWVIAKQEGQNENLQAICTNALNMFQLLMTYLAPVLPETAKAAETFLNAKLDWNNRSERLENHSINKFKPLMSRVDMVQVEKMLDASKEEMPAAIGKPAEPAQPEKSEAIADEIDFDDFAKVDLRVVKIVKAEHVEGADKLLRLTLDLGNGERNVFAGIKSAYNPEDLEGRLTVMVANLKPRKMKFGMSEGMVLAAGPGGKDIFLLSPDSGSTPGMRVM
- a CDS encoding YjaG family protein produces the protein MNANQFLKAVSQLQGWRECAFVLALAERSFPNYALFAEALDLKTGGKMHQMLDLAWGMLQEDVPEAAIPPLLAKLEALSPDVEAYDAYGVYPAFDVCQLLEQALLNRLNPSKHRATDASKLATGTVMSFIELSEGEGLEEDELVRLLDSHPLMKEDKAFQRNLVLALKRQRTPIEQFITEIREDAVNEGVSNLGISLAD
- the dcd gene encoding dCTP deaminase yields the protein MSIKSDKWIRRMAEQHGMIEPFESGQVRETDKGKVISYGTSSYGYDVRCSNEFKIFTNVHSATVDPKNFDEKSFVDFTGDVCVIPPNSFALARTVEYLRIPRSVLTICLGKSTYARCGIIVNVTPLEPEWEGQVTLEFSNTTNLPAKIYANEGIAQMLFFESDEICETSYKDRGGKYFGQTGVTLPRT
- a CDS encoding valine--pyruvate transaminase; the protein is MKLSTFGRKFTADAGITSLMDDLGNAMASGDDMIMMGGGNPGHIPEIQARVQEILGDISRSESDVRRLVGVYDPPQGEKQFIASLADLLSREYGWDLKPSNIALTNGSQAAFFMLFNMFGGDYGDGQRKHILLPLAPEYIGYADAGIEPGLFHAVQPDISFTDAHEFKYRVDFDAVEVTRETGAICVSRPTNPTGNVVTDEEMARLEDMARQHDVPLIVDGAYGTPFPSLLFVDATPTWNEQIILCLSLSKLGLPAARTGIVIAAEPVIKALSGVNAIMNLATGSFGAMLAEPLVRSGEILSLSRDVVCPFYKRKMQRAVAAFRDAMGEDSCRWYVHKPEGAMFLWLWFPDLPITSLELYQRLKARGVLVVSGHYFFPGLPDDDWRHRHECLRVTYSQDDARVAQGLRIIADEVKAVWAEADREV